One genomic window of Salvia miltiorrhiza cultivar Shanhuang (shh) chromosome 4, IMPLAD_Smil_shh, whole genome shotgun sequence includes the following:
- the LOC131020153 gene encoding LOW QUALITY PROTEIN: 11-beta-hydroxysteroid dehydrogenase A-like (The sequence of the model RefSeq protein was modified relative to this genomic sequence to represent the inferred CDS: deleted 1 base in 1 codon), producing MHPNTCHHPYMQQCHQPSYPIYTCIYHHHHHHQPSFSFPIILIYLSFWPKSATMLELIHAFLNLTAPPLTYFSLMLFLPPFQIFKFFLSIFGTLFSEDVYGKVVLITGASSGIGESLAYEYAKRGACLVLAARRERSLQEVADTARYLGSPDVLVIRADVSKVDDCRRIVDQTMNHFGRLDHLVNNAGVTSVALLEEVDDVTDFRAIMDVNFWGSVYMTRFAAPYLRHSRGRVVVLSSSASWLPAPRLSFYNASKAAMAQFFETLRVEFGADIGITLVTPGFIESELTQGKFLTKGGRLEVDQDMRDVQVSMIPIERAESCAKAIVRSAVRGERYLTEPRWFRMTYLWKIFCPEVLEWMYRMLYITSPGDSSSEALSKKLVDYTGAKTLLYPDSVHVAQPKRD from the exons ATGCATCCAAATACGTGTCACCATCCATACATGCAGCAGTGCCACCAACCCTCCTATCCTATTTACACTTgcatatatcatcatcatcatcatcatcaacctTCATTTTCATTTCCGATCATTCTCATCTATCTTTCGTTTTGGCCTAAATCTGCAACCATGCTCGAACTAATCCACGCCTTTCTCAACCTCACTGCTCCACCATTAACCTACTTCTCCCTCATGCTTTTCCTCCCACCTTTCCAAATCTTCAAGTTCTTCCTCTCCATCTTCGGCACCCTTTTCAGCGAGGATGTCTACGGCAAGGTCGTCCTCATCACCGGCGCCTCCTCCGGCATCGGCGAA AGTCTTGCATACGAGTACGCTAAAAGAGGGGCGTGCTTAGTTCTTGCGGCCAGAAGAGAGAGAAGCCTCCAAGAAGTGGCCGACACGGCGCGCTATCTCGGATCACCCGATGTCCTTGTCATACGCGCCGATGTATCCAAGGTCGACGACTGCAGGAGGATCGTCGATCAAACCATGAATCATTTTGGAAGAc TGGATCATCTGGTTAATAACGCTGGAGTTACATCAGTTGCGCTACTGGAAGAAGTCGACGATGTTACTGATTTCAGAGCTATTATG GATGTAAACTTCTGGGGCTCTGTATACATGACTCGATTTGCCGCCCCCTACCTGAGGCACAGCAGAGGCCGAGTCGTCGTGCTTTCCTCTTCTGCGTCGTGGCTGCCTGCGCCCAGGCTGAGTTTTTACAAT GCGAGCAAAGCCGCAATGGCACAATTCTTCGAGACGCTGCGGGTGGAATTCGGGGCGGACATAGGAATAACCCTGGTTACGCCCGGATTCATAGAATCCGAACTCACTCAAGGAAAATTCTTGACAAAGGGTGGTAGGCTTGAAGTCGATCAGGACATGAGAGAT GTGCAAGTGAGCATGATCCCAATCGAGAGGGCGGAGAGCTGCGCGAAGGCGATCGTGAGGAGCGCGGTGAGGGGGGAGAGATACCTGACTGAGCCGAGATGGTTCAGGATGACTTACCTGTGGAAGATATTCTGCCCGGAGGTGTTG GAGTGGATGTACAGAATGCTGTACATCACGAGCCCGGGGGATTCGAGCTCGGAGGCGCTCAGCAAGAAGCTCGTCGACTACACCGGAGCTAAGACTCTGCTCTACCCGGACTCCGTTCATGTAGCCCAACCTAAGAGAGATTGA
- the LOC131020152 gene encoding 11S globulin seed storage protein 1-like: protein MANIAISLSLCVSLLFLFHGCLAQQQQQQFWQSMRSQQQHRFRAKTQCQIQQLSAREPTFRFQSEAGVSEYWDASNDEFECAGIEFVRHQVQPKGLVLPFYTNAPRLTFIVEGSGILGTVIPGCAETYESEESGSSSRYSGEEGRRGDRHQKLRRFRRGDVIALPEGITTFVYNDGDAPLTYVSMMDIGNDNNQLDFKFRKFLLAGNPESIDRPQGEGRYMRRRGEKEAQETRNVFYGFDEELLAEAFNADPELMRKLQGREDERGIIVRAEKLRMVLPEWESEDEERQDRRRGYYNGLEETFCSYKIKRNLDHPTSADLYNPRGGRISNVNSQSLPILNYVQLSAQRGILYKNAVVAPQWCTNAHSAMYVTRGSARVQVVGTQGRSVFDGEVSEGQLLIVPQNFVVVKKASQEGFEWIAFKTNDNAMNAQLAGRLSAIRAMPNEVLMNAFGISRDEAKSLKFGREESTLFSPSQRYA from the exons ATGGCTAACATAGctatctccctctctctctgcgtgagcctcctcttcctcttccatGGCTGCCTTgctcagcagcagcagcagcagttctGGCAGAGCATGCGGTCACAGCAGCAGCACCGCTTCCGCGCCAAGACCCAATGCCAAATCCAGCAGCTCTCCGCCCGCGAGCCCACCTTCCGCTTCCAGTCGGAGGCCGGCGTCAGCGAGTACTGGGACGCCTCCAACGACGAATTCGAGTGCGCCGGCATCGAGTTCGTCCGCCACCAAGTGCAGCCCAAGGGTCTCGTGCTTCCCTTCTACACCAACGCCCCCAGGCTCACCTTCATCGTcgaag GTAGCGGAATTTTGGGGACTGTGATTCCGGGATGTGCGGAGACTTATGAATCCGAGGAGTCGGGATCGAGCTCGCGCTACTCCGGAGAGGAAGGCCGGAGGGGCGACCGCCACCAGAAACTCAGGAGGTTCCGCCGCGGCGACGTCATCGCCTTGCCGGAGGGTATCACCACCTTCGTTTACAACGACGGAGACGCCCCATTGACCTACGTGTCGATGATGGACATTGGCAATGACAACAACCAGCTTGATTTCAAATTCAGA AAATTCCTCCTTGCCGGAAACCCAGAATCCATCGATAGGCCGCAGGGAGAGGGAAGATACATGAGGAGGAGAGGCGAAAAAGAAGCGCAAGAAACACGAAACGTATTCTATGGCTTCGACGAGGAGCTTCTAGCGGAAGCATTCAATGCCGATCCCGAGCTAATGAGGAAGCTGCAGGGTCGGGAGGATGAGCGAGGCATCATTGTCCGAGCCGAGAAACTGAGGATGGTGCTCCCGGAGTGGGAAAGCGAGGACGAGGAGCGTCAAGACCGACGACGAGGCTACTATAACGG GTTAGAAGAAACCTTCTGCTCATACAAAATCAAGAGGAACTTGGACCACCCGACAAGCGCCGATCTCTACAACCCACGCGGCGGCCGCATCAGCAACGTCAACAGCCAGTCCCTCCCCATCCTCAACTACGTCCAGCTCAGCGCGCAACGAGGGATCCTCTACAAGAACGCCGTTGTCGCGCCCCAATGGTGCACGAACGCCCACTCCGCCATGTACGTGACCCGAGGAAGCGCCCGAGTTCAAGTGGTCGGAACCCAAGGGAGATCCGTCTTCGACGGAGAAGTGAGCGAGGGGCAGCTCTTGATCGTCCCACAAAACTTCGTAGTCGTGAAGAAGGCTAGCCAGGAAGGATTCGAGTGGATCGCGTTCAAGACCAACGACAACGCCATGAACGCCCAGCTCGCCGGCCGGCTCTCGGCCATCCGAGCAATGCCGAACGAGGTTCTGATGAATGCCTTCGGCATTTCGAGAGACGAAGCTAAGAGCTTGAAGTTTGGGAGGGAAGAATCCACTCTTTTTAGCCCATCGCAGAGATATGCATAA